A genomic segment from Saccharomyces eubayanus strain FM1318 chromosome IX, whole genome shotgun sequence encodes:
- the RPR2 gene encoding ribonuclease P protein subunit RPR2: MGKKAQTGKAKPKIDDNGVLIVPPPRTIANQDHFHRLNYLYQLSAYQTKPRAGAVKGHTPLARNYIKSMDLISKKTKTSLLPTLKRTICKRCHRLLWAPKRLEITRDGALAVVCGCGAVKRYNVAADADYKTYSEREGNLLNP, translated from the coding sequence ATGGGTAAGAAAGCGCAAACAGGAAAGGCGAAGCCAAAGATCGACGACAATGGCGTTTTGATAGTGCCACCACCGAGAACCATTGCGAACCAGGATCATTTCCACAGACTCAACTACCTCTACCAACTATCCGCGTACCAGACAAAGCCGAGAGCGGGCGCCGTAAAGGGGCACACGCCCTTGGCGCGCAACTACATCAAGTCGATGGACTTGATCAGCAAAAAGACCAAGACCTCGCTGCTGCCCACACTAAAGAGAACCATCTGCAAAAGATGCCATCGGCTGTTATGGGCGCCCAAGCGGCTGGAGATCACGCGCGACGGCGCGCTCGCGGTGGTGTGCGGGTGCGGCGCCGTGAAACGCTACAACGTCGCGGCCGACGCCGACTACAAGACGTACTCCGAGCGGGAGGGTAACCTCCTCAACCCGTAG